The window GGGCAGATATTTACGAGCCGATAGCTGTCGCACGGTGCAATGTGAAAAACCCAGCAACTATCGAATTCGTTGGGGCAGCACGAGCAATCCTCGCCGAAGTTCAGAATCCTGTCAATCCCATGAATACATGCCTTTATGGAATCATTGTAGTTGAATGTGTCCGAGGCAAAAGTAGAGTCCCACACAGTATCCACAAAATTCGAGGACGAGAAATCGTTAACCGCCCATGTTATGTATGTTCCGATGTCAGCACCGCAAAGCGTGTCCCATACACTTTCGGCCTGAACATGATTAAGCCACACTCCAGCGCCATCATCTTTCAAAGGCGCCCCAAAAACCTGAAACAAATCGTTAACCGTATCCCCCGGTGAAGGATAAAGAGGGCTCGTCGTTGTATCGATGTAGGGTGGTGAAAGGTCGACCGTATAGGTGCAGCTTACAAGCTGCCCATAAACTGCCGTCGATAATGCTAAAATCGCGAACAAAACCAAAATATTCCTAATTTTTATCATATCGTCCTCCAATTAAATTTATGTATAAATCGACAATTTTCAAATATTTACCATGGCGGCATTTTACATCCCTGAGTTGTGAACAAACTATCAAAGTGGAGCGTTATAGTGTCACCATCGCCAAACGAACCATGGACTGTTATAAATGTCGTATCTCCGAATGTGTAGAAATCGAGCTGACTTAATGGCACATAACTCATCCCGCTCGTCGTCACGCGTCTTATGTAAACATTGGCTGTGTCTATCCCAGCCCCCGTAGAATCGTAAACACCGAAAATCATTATCTGGTCTGCGCACGAGGTAAGCTGAGGACACGATTCAGGACATGCTATCCAAACGGGGATAAGCGGGCATTCACAATCAGCCCGCGTAAGACAGCCAAACCTTCGCAGTGTATCGCTCCCGCTCCAGATAACCGCGCCAAAACATGCGTTTCGACCGCTGCAGCCTGATGAAAAATCTATCGCCCACTCAAAAGTAACTGTCTCGCCAGGCTCAACCGTAAGCGTTGTCTCTATGGTGGTTCCTGAGTCTATCGTTATACAGCTGCCAACATTTATGGTTGCATAAAGCGTCTCAATAGTGTCAGTCTCAGTGTTTACGAACTGCAAAATTATGTTTTCGGTTGTGTCTATCATTTCAAGAATGCTGTCGTATATCGCTCCAAAATTTGAGTAAAGGTTAAACCATGCACCACCTGTGGTCTCAGCCATGTTTCTATACCAATTCAACGCCCAGGTTCCAGTGCCAGCGCAAGAACTGCAGCTAATATGACTTGGAGTAGCAACGAAAAGTATTATGTTTTCTGCGAGCAAGGTATCCCTAACCTCGGCGGGCATCCACGACGAATGACAATAGCGTGTACATGTGCTCGTTCTCTGGCAGAAGCACGCATCAGTAATAAGAATTATTATCCTTATAGTTCCCGTCCTCCAGTTTATGGAATCCACGGCAGCCATTATAGCATCAAGCGCTTCTTCGGGAGCATCCGCGCCACCAGCCGAACCAATAGGCAAAAGCCACATGGAGAATGTATCTGCGCTTTCAGTTAAATTGTAGCCATGCGGAAAATTCCAGCCATC of the bacterium genome contains:
- a CDS encoding VWA domain-containing protein; the encoded protein is MLADSSLEIICTSLSGGLDFVFVLDTTGSMYGDIDSALAYLDDFADSMDALGIDYAFGLVTYGDGWNFPHGYNLTESADTFSMWLLPIGSAGGADAPEEALDAIMAAVDSINWRTGTIRIIILITDACFCQRTSTCTRYCHSSWMPAEVRDTLLAENIILFVATPSHISCSSCAGTGTWALNWYRNMAETTGGAWFNLYSNFGAIYDSILEMIDTTENIILQFVNTETDTIETLYATINVGSCITIDSGTTIETTLTVEPGETVTFEWAIDFSSGCSGRNACFGAVIWSGSDTLRRFGCLTRADCECPLIPVWIACPESCPQLTSCADQIMIFGVYDSTGAGIDTANVYIRRVTTSGMSYVPLSQLDFYTFGDTTFITVHGSFGDGDTITLHFDSLFTTQGCKMPPW